In Aquiflexum balticum DSM 16537, a single genomic region encodes these proteins:
- a CDS encoding amidohydrolase, giving the protein MKVSLYSLCLFILIGIFPKPGFSQSVDNFIDKIYPELDQLYKTLHQNPELSLQEKETSARIAKELKSLGYEVTENIGGYGVVGVLENGAGPVLLIRTDMDALPMEEKTGLPYASTKKGISNDGKETFITHSCGHDIHMSVFVGTAKMMVEYRHAWRGTLLMVGQPAEENGMGAWNMMNDGLYERFPHPDYAIALHDDPFLPAGMLGYKSGPLMAGVDLMNVTVYGEGTHGAVPDKGIDPIVLSAQMIQAYQTIVSRRISPMDPAVVTVGSIHGGTVHNIIPDEVVMQLTLRSYSPEVREEMISSIKRISEQYARAAGLSEDKMPSYWIRHPYTPALINDDELTRRMVDVFKNNIGADKVKEVKALMVGEDFSRFGLQERNIPISMFYLGASDPEFLEKAQREGLDVPGLHSPYFAPLPEPTIKTGVKAMSLFAMDILKNVEMMKK; this is encoded by the coding sequence ATGAAAGTTTCCCTGTATTCCCTTTGTCTTTTTATCCTGATCGGAATATTTCCAAAGCCTGGATTTTCCCAATCTGTGGATAATTTTATTGACAAAATCTATCCTGAACTGGATCAACTTTATAAAACGCTGCACCAAAACCCGGAACTGTCCCTGCAGGAAAAAGAAACTTCTGCAAGGATAGCCAAGGAACTGAAATCTTTGGGTTACGAGGTAACTGAAAATATCGGTGGCTATGGCGTGGTTGGGGTATTGGAAAACGGGGCTGGTCCTGTTCTTTTAATTCGGACTGATATGGATGCGCTGCCAATGGAAGAAAAAACGGGGCTTCCTTATGCTTCCACCAAAAAAGGAATTTCCAATGACGGGAAGGAAACCTTTATCACCCATTCCTGTGGACATGATATCCATATGAGTGTTTTTGTGGGGACGGCCAAAATGATGGTAGAATACAGACACGCCTGGAGAGGCACATTATTGATGGTCGGACAGCCTGCAGAAGAAAACGGCATGGGTGCCTGGAATATGATGAACGACGGTTTGTACGAACGCTTCCCCCACCCTGATTATGCCATTGCATTACATGATGACCCATTTTTACCGGCCGGAATGCTTGGCTATAAATCAGGCCCATTGATGGCTGGGGTGGATTTGATGAATGTGACGGTTTATGGTGAAGGTACACATGGTGCTGTTCCGGATAAAGGAATTGATCCCATAGTCCTCAGTGCTCAAATGATACAGGCTTATCAGACCATTGTGAGCAGAAGAATATCTCCCATGGATCCGGCGGTTGTTACGGTGGGATCCATTCATGGAGGAACTGTACACAATATCATTCCGGATGAGGTAGTGATGCAGTTGACTCTTCGGTCATATTCTCCTGAAGTAAGGGAAGAAATGATCAGCAGCATCAAGCGAATCAGTGAGCAATATGCCCGGGCAGCCGGTTTATCCGAGGACAAAATGCCATCCTATTGGATCCGTCATCCGTACACACCGGCTTTGATCAATGATGATGAATTGACCCGAAGGATGGTAGATGTCTTTAAAAATAATATAGGTGCGGACAAAGTAAAAGAAGTAAAAGCTCTAATGGTTGGGGAAGATTTTAGCCGTTTTGGTTTACAGGAAAGGAATATTCCGATCAGTATGTTTTATCTAGGTGCTTCTGATCCGGAATTTTTGGAAAAAGCCCAAAGAGAGGGATTGGATGTACCCGGACTGCACTCTCCCTATTTCGCCCCGTTGCCCGAGCCCACTATAAAGACCGGAGTAAAAGCCATGAGTTTGTTTGCGATGGACATTTTGAAGAATGTGGAGATGATGAAAAAATAG
- a CDS encoding YheT family hydrolase: MPIIEKSSYANPPRLLFNGHFETIIPSIFRKIIGVQYQRERIDTPDNDFLDLDWSNVGSNKLLIISHGLEGSSERHYARGLAKLFNQNDYDVLAWNNRTCGGEMNLQPIMYHHGASYDLKTVIDHVEKTKNYEAYYLAGISMGGAQTLKYLGENGLDLNSKIKKAAVYSTPCNLPDSAATLKAKKNAFYKKRFLGKLKAKMFLKGQQFPGLVDLDLLKKVKEFDTFDTHFTAKIHGFKDADDFYHSVSADNWIKDIQIPTLVINALNDPLLMDRCYPIDLARNHPQLFLEMPNRGGHTGFIVKGQEFTWAEYRFLEFLKEM; the protein is encoded by the coding sequence ATGCCGATAATTGAAAAATCCAGTTATGCCAATCCACCACGATTGCTTTTCAATGGTCATTTTGAAACCATTATTCCCAGCATCTTTAGAAAAATCATCGGTGTCCAATATCAGCGGGAAAGGATTGATACACCGGACAATGATTTTTTAGATCTGGATTGGTCAAATGTGGGGAGTAACAAACTCCTGATCATCAGCCACGGCTTAGAGGGAAGTTCTGAAAGACATTATGCCCGTGGATTGGCCAAATTGTTCAATCAAAATGATTATGATGTATTGGCTTGGAACAACCGTACCTGTGGGGGTGAAATGAATCTTCAGCCCATCATGTACCATCATGGGGCATCCTATGATTTGAAAACAGTGATTGATCATGTGGAAAAGACCAAAAATTATGAAGCCTATTACTTGGCAGGCATCAGCATGGGCGGTGCGCAAACCTTGAAATACTTGGGAGAAAATGGACTTGACCTGAATTCAAAAATCAAAAAAGCAGCTGTTTATTCCACTCCCTGCAACTTACCCGATTCTGCGGCAACTTTGAAGGCAAAAAAGAATGCTTTTTACAAAAAACGCTTTCTGGGAAAACTGAAAGCCAAAATGTTCTTAAAAGGGCAACAGTTTCCCGGTTTGGTGGATTTGGATTTACTGAAAAAGGTAAAGGAATTTGATACTTTCGATACCCATTTTACAGCCAAAATCCATGGGTTCAAAGATGCAGATGATTTTTACCACTCGGTAAGTGCTGACAATTGGATAAAAGATATTCAGATACCCACCTTGGTCATCAATGCACTGAATGATCCACTTTTAATGGATAGATGCTACCCAATAGATTTGGCCAGAAACCACCCACAGCTATTTCTGGAAATGCCCAATAGGGGCGGCCATACTGGTTTTATAGTCAAAGGTCAGGAGTTTACATGGGCGGAGTATAGGTTTTTGGAGTTTTTGAAAGAGATGTGA
- a CDS encoding IS110 family RNA-guided transposase, producing the protein MKFKTFIGIDVSKLTLDICLITADGVIEHFKIENKELSIKKFFKNLEKSCLWEDILVCAEFTGHYSNPLKVFCISQNIALWLESGAEIKLRSGVQRRKNDKIDAERIVDYAIRYVDKARLQNLDDKVIETVKSLSNERDMYIRDRAKYKSQVKDFEGYIDSDIYKAKSKRLKKQILSLTKLIDSIDKQIDQQFASSEKLTIQKEILLSVGGVGDKVATETIIATRGFTKFGNGREFSCHVGVAPFSFESGTSQRSRKKVSNRANKELKKLFHMAALSAIKMKGELREYFERKVAEGKNKMTVINAVRAKIINRIFALIRDNRKYEKSYIPSVV; encoded by the coding sequence ATGAAATTCAAAACATTTATTGGAATTGATGTCAGTAAATTGACATTAGACATTTGCCTTATTACCGCTGATGGGGTAATTGAACACTTCAAAATTGAAAACAAAGAACTTTCCATAAAGAAGTTTTTCAAGAACTTGGAAAAGAGCTGTCTATGGGAAGATATTCTTGTCTGTGCTGAATTTACAGGCCATTATTCCAATCCTTTGAAAGTGTTTTGCATAAGTCAAAATATTGCATTATGGTTGGAAAGCGGAGCAGAAATCAAGCTTAGATCAGGTGTCCAGAGAAGAAAAAATGATAAAATTGATGCCGAAAGGATAGTTGATTATGCGATACGGTATGTTGACAAAGCCAGGCTTCAGAATCTCGATGATAAGGTCATTGAAACAGTCAAATCACTTAGTAATGAGAGGGATATGTATATAAGGGACCGGGCTAAATACAAATCCCAGGTAAAGGATTTTGAAGGATACATTGATTCAGATATTTATAAAGCCAAAAGCAAAAGGCTTAAAAAACAGATCCTTTCATTAACCAAATTAATTGATTCTATCGACAAACAGATAGACCAACAGTTCGCCTCCAGTGAGAAACTCACCATTCAAAAAGAGATATTGTTGTCAGTTGGAGGTGTAGGAGATAAAGTAGCAACTGAGACGATCATAGCCACACGAGGCTTCACCAAGTTTGGTAACGGTAGGGAATTTTCCTGTCATGTAGGCGTTGCTCCATTTTCCTTTGAATCAGGTACAAGTCAGAGATCTAGGAAAAAGGTGTCCAACAGAGCCAATAAGGAGCTTAAAAAACTCTTCCATATGGCTGCACTCTCTGCAATCAAGATGAAAGGAGAGCTTAGAGAATATTTTGAAAGGAAGGTTGCTGAGGGAAAGAATAAAATGACTGTAATAAATGCCGTTAGAGCCAAAATCATAAACAGGATTTTTGCCCTGATAAGGGATAATAGAAAATATGAAAAATCTTATATTCCTTCTGTTGTTTAA
- the tcmP gene encoding three-Cys-motif partner protein TcmP: protein MKDSQSNMFEHSEVKVRLLNLYIQKYLNILSRAQGIEKVNLYDLFCGEGIYENGGEGSPIIFLKAIREIYYRNQAGKHKIIQVDCVFNDLETWKTEKVKSIVESKKLHYPIFGDLRFRNVDYTDAVPLVVDQISKSKKSKAFVFIDPYGYKDIRASQIKSILETKKAEVLLFLPTHHMFRFEKKGRPKAFMSFIEDLIPEKHWPNSPTGIVFIENLKSAFREYLGDEYFVETFIITRDVNQFFCLFFFTSHIYGFDKMLEAKWEIDSEEGRGWSYKIPDAPNLFSPTKADKVNKLESFFLSFLKEPRSNGEIYQATLHQGFRPTHAVEVLKGLASQNKIIVTSNDGQKIRKGSYYINYSEYCDRPKLISIQLT from the coding sequence ATGAAAGATTCACAGTCAAACATGTTTGAGCATTCTGAGGTAAAAGTAAGGCTGCTCAATCTGTACATTCAAAAATACCTGAACATCTTGAGCAGGGCTCAAGGGATTGAAAAAGTAAATCTTTACGATCTTTTTTGTGGTGAAGGAATTTATGAGAATGGAGGAGAAGGAAGCCCTATCATATTTTTGAAGGCTATCAGAGAAATCTACTATAGGAATCAAGCTGGCAAGCATAAGATTATCCAAGTGGATTGTGTATTCAACGACCTGGAAACTTGGAAGACAGAAAAAGTCAAATCTATTGTAGAAAGCAAAAAGTTGCATTACCCCATTTTTGGTGATTTGCGATTCCGAAACGTGGATTATACCGACGCTGTGCCACTTGTAGTGGATCAAATATCCAAATCAAAGAAATCTAAAGCCTTTGTCTTTATTGATCCCTATGGATATAAGGATATAAGGGCGTCTCAGATTAAGTCAATCTTAGAAACAAAAAAAGCAGAAGTACTATTGTTTCTACCAACTCATCATATGTTTAGGTTTGAGAAAAAGGGTAGACCAAAGGCATTTATGTCATTTATAGAAGATCTTATTCCTGAAAAACATTGGCCTAATTCTCCAACAGGGATTGTTTTTATTGAAAACCTGAAATCAGCATTTCGTGAATATTTAGGAGATGAATACTTTGTAGAAACCTTTATCATTACTAGAGATGTCAATCAATTTTTTTGTTTGTTCTTCTTTACCAGTCATATTTACGGCTTTGACAAAATGTTAGAAGCCAAATGGGAAATCGATTCTGAAGAAGGTAGGGGATGGTCTTATAAGATTCCTGACGCCCCAAATCTATTTAGTCCTACTAAAGCTGATAAGGTCAATAAGTTAGAGAGTTTCTTTCTCTCCTTTTTGAAAGAACCGAGATCGAACGGAGAAATTTATCAAGCTACCCTTCATCAGGGATTTAGGCCTACGCATGCGGTAGAAGTTTTGAAGGGACTTGCTTCTCAGAATAAAATTATTGTGACATCAAATGACGGACAAAAAATCAGAAAGGGCTCTTATTACATAAATTATAGCGAATATTGTGATAGACCTAAACTTATTTCCATCCAATTAACCTGA
- a CDS encoding DUF5131 family protein, which translates to MAQTSIEWTELTWNPVTGCTKISAGCKFCYAEVMTKRLKAMGVEKYKDGFKKVRIHEDALGIPYTWKKSKVVFVNSMSDLFHKDVPLEFIQKVFQVMNDNGQHVFQVLTKRADRLAEISNLLPWSHNIWMGVSVEDERVLYRIDYLRLTGARVKFLSCEPLIGPLPNMKLDGIDWVIVGGESGHKARPMNPDWVLDIQEQCQHAKVAFFFKQWGGKNKKKAGRELNGQTYDEMPDVELERYI; encoded by the coding sequence ATGGCACAAACCTCTATCGAATGGACAGAACTGACCTGGAATCCTGTCACAGGCTGCACCAAGATTTCGGCAGGCTGCAAATTCTGTTATGCAGAAGTCATGACCAAGCGACTTAAAGCCATGGGTGTGGAAAAGTACAAAGATGGATTTAAGAAGGTAAGGATTCATGAAGATGCCTTGGGAATACCCTATACTTGGAAAAAGTCCAAGGTAGTGTTTGTGAACTCTATGTCTGACCTATTTCACAAGGATGTGCCACTGGAATTTATCCAAAAGGTGTTTCAGGTAATGAATGACAATGGTCAGCATGTTTTTCAAGTGCTCACCAAGCGAGCGGACCGACTGGCTGAAATCAGTAATCTATTGCCTTGGTCCCACAATATTTGGATGGGCGTGTCTGTCGAAGACGAAAGGGTACTGTACCGAATAGACTATCTTCGCCTAACCGGTGCCAGGGTAAAGTTTCTTTCCTGCGAACCCTTGATTGGTCCACTTCCAAACATGAAGCTTGACGGTATCGACTGGGTCATTGTAGGAGGGGAGAGTGGGCATAAAGCAAGACCTATGAACCCAGATTGGGTATTGGATATTCAGGAACAATGTCAGCATGCAAAAGTCGCATTCTTCTTCAAACAGTGGGGTGGGAAAAACAAGAAAAAAGCTGGTAGAGAACTCAATGGGCAAACTTATGATGAAATGCCTGATGTGGAGTTGGAGAGGTATATTTAG
- a CDS encoding reverse transcriptase/maturase family protein, with the protein MKNFEDYFSRQEIIERLCKIRVKIANNRNKKHLIHQLTESKSFNYHTKEKTLINSKTSDLKSEFSRYQRDLLIQLNEILPPRRKWVRLGRNSRLKSDNTPLSSTDKNLLSLKKTISKYESKSSKESWFISLNEFIENIQYSVLHNSVSISSPIVIPKLKDEKIKGTSLDPFKKNICRPLCLFSLKDRIILSIANKFLTMLFDNYFLKSSYAFRSIKNIDKTATLSHHDCIDEILNVREKAGKKPLWVVECDMEKFFDTVNHSIIRKLYNKLLIKAKSDFPSTNVDLANNIFFEYLSSYCFNKNVPKSSDLEYWNSYDIPNGEFGWVGEQLLNLGYYKNLTIPRIGIPQGGALSGLIANIVLHEADKRMESLNINYLRFCDDMLILAPLKREANLAKKLYINSLQSLKLVPHNFPQNDIYYRNLISKKNIAELWKKKSKGPYKWASPKDLGFAWIGFVGYEIEYNLNLRVRKKSLKKELSKQTDTVQRIYQAIKTNCRRRPGYISESTINRLIGMAVGRVTLKNYQTIQNELCWKNGFKKLTPNKYSIQQVKLLDRNRNKLYYDLKKNLKEKEKNSDSLSIILDTQNREVINYDKPFSYYFQIIERSQQNQNE; encoded by the coding sequence ATGAAAAATTTTGAAGACTATTTTTCCAGACAAGAAATCATTGAAAGATTATGTAAAATAAGAGTAAAGATCGCTAATAATAGAAACAAGAAGCATTTAATACACCAATTAACAGAATCAAAATCATTTAACTACCATACCAAAGAGAAAACTCTAATTAATTCTAAAACTTCTGATTTAAAATCAGAATTCTCTAGATACCAAAGAGATTTATTAATTCAACTTAATGAAATACTACCTCCAAGAAGAAAATGGGTTAGATTAGGGAGGAATTCACGTTTAAAAAGTGATAATACCCCATTAAGTTCAACAGATAAAAATTTATTGTCTTTAAAAAAAACTATATCAAAATATGAGAGTAAGTCTTCTAAAGAGTCATGGTTTATTAGTCTAAATGAATTTATTGAGAATATACAATATTCAGTTTTGCATAATTCAGTAAGTATTTCATCACCAATTGTTATTCCAAAATTAAAGGATGAAAAAATTAAAGGAACGTCTCTTGATCCATTTAAAAAAAATATTTGCAGGCCTTTATGTCTATTTTCATTAAAAGATAGAATTATACTTAGTATCGCAAATAAATTTCTTACAATGCTTTTTGATAATTATTTTTTAAAATCTTCTTATGCATTCCGTTCAATCAAAAACATAGACAAAACAGCAACTTTAAGCCATCATGATTGTATTGATGAGATTTTGAATGTTAGAGAAAAAGCAGGTAAAAAGCCACTTTGGGTTGTAGAATGTGATATGGAAAAGTTTTTTGACACCGTCAACCATTCTATCATAAGGAAATTATATAATAAATTATTAATAAAGGCTAAATCTGATTTCCCTTCGACTAATGTTGATTTAGCTAATAATATATTTTTTGAATATTTGTCAAGCTATTGCTTTAATAAAAATGTACCAAAGTCTTCTGATTTGGAATATTGGAATAGTTATGATATTCCAAATGGGGAATTTGGTTGGGTTGGAGAGCAATTATTGAACTTGGGATATTATAAAAATTTGACTATCCCTAGAATTGGTATTCCTCAAGGAGGGGCTCTTAGTGGTCTAATTGCAAATATTGTATTACATGAAGCAGATAAAAGAATGGAATCATTAAATATTAATTATTTAAGATTTTGTGATGACATGTTAATTTTAGCTCCATTAAAAAGAGAAGCTAATTTGGCCAAGAAACTTTATATAAATTCCTTACAATCATTGAAGTTAGTTCCACATAATTTCCCTCAAAATGATATCTATTATCGAAATTTAATTTCAAAGAAAAATATTGCTGAGTTATGGAAGAAAAAATCAAAAGGACCCTATAAATGGGCTTCTCCAAAAGATTTGGGATTTGCTTGGATAGGTTTCGTTGGATATGAAATAGAATACAATTTAAATTTAAGAGTTAGGAAAAAATCTCTCAAGAAGGAATTGTCCAAACAAACTGATACTGTTCAGAGAATATATCAAGCTATAAAAACAAATTGCCGACGAAGACCTGGTTATATTTCCGAGTCTACTATTAACAGGTTAATTGGGATGGCAGTTGGAAGAGTAACCTTGAAGAATTATCAAACTATTCAAAATGAGTTATGTTGGAAAAATGGATTTAAAAAATTAACTCCAAACAAGTATTCAATTCAACAAGTGAAACTTTTGGATCGAAATAGAAATAAATTGTACTATGATTTAAAAAAGAACCTTAAAGAGAAAGAGAAAAATAGTGATAGTTTAAGCATTATCTTGGACACCCAAAATCGGGAAGTCATTAATTATGATAAACCATTTAGTTATTATTTTCAGATAATTGAAAGAAGTCAGCAAAATCAGAATGAATAA
- a CDS encoding BT4734/BF3469 family protein — MENLLDRKVSVQANTWSTKISSSTIREILEIIKSTKYKRVTEFLRETLAKDPKIYKAEKMKLHAVTFNASFIGSRKIDNIDKYNSLIVIDIDKLDDDQIESVYNKLASDKYVYSFWMSPSGRGYKGLVSINYTFDISNYDLTIAHKHAFSSLNKYFSDAHNIELDISGSDIPRLCFISYDPDLIIKNELCAFTIDNEIEFEQKSKKENTTYRTNKTIKHIQNIPGKNNPFHRKEINSIIRFLEKNNKSITGDYYNWYRVAMAIATTFNFDIGLKIFVRLSMLDKDKFNFENCESFLIECYISNKNQIKINTIRFLAEKEGYPSKKLGEESREALS; from the coding sequence ATGGAAAATTTATTAGACAGAAAAGTTTCAGTACAAGCCAATACTTGGTCGACAAAAATTAGTAGCAGCACAATTAGGGAAATTCTTGAAATTATTAAGTCTACAAAATATAAGAGAGTTACAGAATTCCTGCGGGAAACATTAGCAAAGGACCCAAAAATATATAAAGCTGAAAAAATGAAGTTACATGCAGTGACTTTTAATGCCTCCTTTATTGGAAGCAGGAAAATTGATAATATTGATAAGTATAATAGTTTGATAGTTATTGATATTGACAAGTTAGATGATGATCAAATAGAATCAGTTTATAATAAACTGGCTTCCGATAAATATGTATATTCATTTTGGATGTCTCCATCTGGAAGAGGTTATAAAGGGTTAGTATCTATCAACTATACCTTTGATATTTCAAATTATGATTTAACTATAGCCCATAAACATGCTTTTTCAAGTTTGAATAAATATTTTTCCGATGCTCACAATATTGAACTGGATATTAGTGGAAGTGATATCCCTAGGCTATGCTTTATTTCTTATGATCCGGATTTAATAATTAAAAATGAATTATGTGCTTTCACCATAGATAATGAGATTGAGTTTGAGCAAAAAAGTAAAAAAGAAAATACAACTTACAGAACTAATAAAACCATAAAGCATATACAAAATATACCTGGAAAAAATAATCCATTTCATAGAAAAGAAATAAACTCAATAATTAGATTTCTCGAAAAAAACAATAAATCAATCACTGGCGACTATTATAATTGGTATAGAGTTGCAATGGCCATTGCAACTACATTTAATTTTGATATTGGGCTGAAAATATTTGTGAGATTGAGCATGCTTGACAAAGATAAATTTAATTTTGAAAATTGTGAATCTTTCTTAATAGAATGCTATATTTCCAATAAAAACCAAATTAAAATAAACACAATACGATTTTTAGCAGAAAAAGAAGGTTATCCTTCAAAAAAATTGGGAGAAGAGAGTAGAGAGGCATTGTCTTGA
- a CDS encoding 3'-5' exonuclease → MYLFFDTETTGLPKDYKAEITDLDNWPRLVQLAYLIYSPDGKLEIERNYIIKPQNFNIPEEATNIHGITTENALNNGKELGHVLLEFNDFLKSAGYLIAHNLQFDKNVVEAEFLRVKMENSLNQKKQICTMLRTTEYCGLRNHHGSKWPKLSELYFKIFNKNFEGGHDAFEDIKATSKCFWELKKQGVL, encoded by the coding sequence ATGTACTTATTTTTTGACACAGAGACAACAGGGTTACCTAAAGACTATAAAGCTGAAATAACGGATTTAGACAATTGGCCAAGATTGGTTCAACTCGCATATTTAATTTATAGTCCAGATGGAAAATTGGAAATAGAAAGAAATTACATAATAAAACCACAAAACTTCAATATACCAGAGGAAGCAACCAATATCCACGGAATTACTACAGAAAATGCGCTAAACAATGGAAAAGAACTTGGTCATGTTTTGCTTGAATTCAACGATTTCCTTAAATCAGCTGGTTACCTTATTGCTCATAATCTTCAATTCGACAAAAACGTTGTAGAAGCTGAATTTCTTCGAGTTAAGATGGAAAATAGTCTTAATCAAAAAAAACAAATTTGCACAATGCTAAGAACCACAGAATATTGTGGGCTTAGGAATCATCACGGATCAAAATGGCCAAAACTATCAGAATTATACTTCAAGATATTTAATAAGAACTTTGAAGGAGGGCATGATGCATTTGAAGATATAAAGGCAACTTCAAAATGCTTTTGGGAATTAAAAAAGCAAGGTGTATTATAA
- a CDS encoding restriction endonuclease subunit S translates to MQLLEHFKELTLHTKNAEELRGLILQLAVQGKLTKKWRTENPDVEPASVLMERIKDEKERLIKEKKIKREKPLPNIEEMEIPYKLPKSWVWSRLNDVCEYIQRGKSPIYSDIQKIPVISQKCVQWSGFDISKAKFISEESLKKYGEERLLQIGDLLWNSTGDGTIGRVITFPGSSFEIVVADSHVTVVRGLKNFIEPNYLWLFTGSPLIQNLLAGRVSGSTKQTELATGTVKLMEFSLPPLEEQKTIVEVVNQLFAEVEQLEALTKERILLKSDFVTSALNQLTQAAEQDTASQWTFLQQHFGTFFTEKENIKKLREGILQLAVQGKLTRDWRALRQAQGTPIKHASTLLEKIKAEKDQLIKDGKVKKEKPLPEISEEEIPYELPEGWVWCRLGDITTIKGGKRLPKGHVLTLENTGRVYIRVTDMKNGSIDDSNLHFISEEVFEQISNYIIEKEDLYLTIVGATIGKLGLVPEKFHRMNLTENAARIIKYQIDKELLYYFMVSYFVQNQFFDKTNQVGVPKLALHRVAKTLLPLPPLAEQNVIVQKVKALMGFCDRLEKEIEQNTQQLENLMKSFLREVFEN, encoded by the coding sequence ATGCAGTTATTAGAACATTTTAAAGAACTGACCCTGCATACCAAAAACGCAGAAGAGCTGAGAGGGTTAATTTTGCAATTGGCTGTGCAGGGGAAGCTGACAAAGAAATGGCGAACCGAGAATCCAGATGTGGAGCCGGCTTCGGTTTTGATGGAAAGAATTAAGGATGAGAAAGAAAGACTTATAAAGGAAAAGAAAATCAAAAGAGAGAAACCGCTTCCCAACATTGAGGAAATGGAAATCCCTTATAAACTACCGAAGAGTTGGGTTTGGTCAAGGTTAAATGATGTTTGTGAATATATTCAAAGGGGAAAATCACCCATTTATTCTGACATTCAAAAAATACCTGTCATCTCACAAAAATGTGTTCAGTGGAGCGGATTTGATATATCAAAAGCAAAATTTATTAGTGAAGAATCTCTAAAAAAATATGGAGAGGAAAGGCTTCTTCAAATCGGTGATTTATTGTGGAATTCTACCGGAGATGGTACTATTGGTCGTGTAATAACTTTTCCAGGTTCCAGCTTTGAAATTGTTGTTGCAGACTCCCATGTCACAGTAGTTAGAGGCCTCAAAAATTTTATCGAACCCAATTATTTATGGCTTTTTACCGGAAGTCCATTAATCCAGAATTTGTTAGCAGGTAGAGTTTCAGGAAGCACAAAACAAACTGAACTTGCAACAGGTACTGTGAAACTAATGGAATTTTCCCTCCCTCCCCTCGAAGAACAAAAAACCATTGTAGAAGTAGTCAATCAATTGTTTGCAGAAGTGGAGCAATTGGAAGCTTTGACAAAAGAGCGGATTCTGCTTAAATCAGACTTTGTGACTTCTGCCTTGAATCAATTGACCCAAGCCGCAGAACAGGATACCGCAAGTCAGTGGACATTTTTACAGCAACATTTCGGCACCTTCTTTACCGAAAAAGAAAACATCAAAAAACTTAGGGAGGGTATTTTGCAATTGGCGGTTCAGGGGAAGTTGACTCGAGATTGGCGTGCCCTTCGACAAGCACAAGGAACGCCAATCAAACATGCTTCTACCCTACTTGAAAAAATCAAGGCTGAAAAAGATCAATTGATCAAGGATGGGAAGGTTAAAAAAGAAAAACCGTTGCCAGAGATTTCGGAGGAAGAGATTCCTTATGAATTGCCGGAGGGTTGGGTTTGGTGTAGGTTGGGGGATATTACTACTATTAAAGGAGGTAAGAGACTACCTAAAGGACATGTTTTGACTCTTGAAAATACTGGACGTGTTTACATTAGAGTAACAGACATGAAAAATGGCTCTATTGATGATTCTAACCTACACTTCATCTCAGAGGAAGTATTTGAGCAGATAAGCAATTATATAATTGAAAAAGAAGATTTGTATTTGACTATTGTTGGCGCAACAATTGGAAAATTGGGATTGGTTCCTGAAAAGTTTCATAGAATGAATCTTACCGAGAATGCGGCTCGAATAATCAAGTATCAAATTGATAAAGAACTTTTGTATTACTTCATGGTTTCGTATTTTGTGCAGAATCAGTTTTTTGACAAAACAAATCAAGTAGGAGTTCCTAAACTAGCTCTTCATAGAGTTGCAAAAACGTTGCTTCCGCTTCCACCCTTGGCAGAACAAAATGTAATCGTACAAAAAGTCAAAGCATTAATGGGCTTCTGTGATAGGCTAGAAAAAGAAATAGAACAAAATACACAACAGCTTGAGAATTTGATGAAGAGTTTTTTAAGGGAGGTTTTTGAGAATTAA